The Bacillus sp. Y1 genome has a window encoding:
- a CDS encoding response regulator transcription factor gives MTATELGRVLIVDDEILIRQGIKHYLNWENEGFTIVGEASNGQEALELIEATNPHIIVTDIVMPVMDGEQLTRIVKERYPQIEIIVLSSFGDFEYVRSTFQSGVVDYILKPTLDSESLLRVLKNAGSRIPSLNLVDQQVENLLSIEQILNKLISGYIVETPEFKKITTEFLHKRFCLLGTNLKMGKAELSKGIFEKLKVALQELNYTVHFEDHVLLVNGDDFTKLIEIVQQLSESKPGIDFVLTEEFEDISLLGKIYKDELLILLSYRYYFSNYPLLRKSDFPNPAPKCKNFNLDGFTSDFKRKHFNSAFGYLQEHVKKLSTCYTTDVHQYKDFFGNIIFNITILLSNMEYNVKELEQSRYLYLKSIEESRSAQEAIEILEEFIDEAKQAIFSIQQQPENVHIKKILDYIHDHFAEPLTLTDVAQYFHFNPSYLSSYFSTHTHEGFNEYLNKVRIEEASKFLMQGTETISEISVKVGYSDHSYFCKVFKKIKGLSPSQFRRKQYMR, from the coding sequence TTGACTGCTACGGAACTGGGGAGAGTACTTATCGTAGATGATGAGATATTAATCAGACAGGGGATTAAGCATTATCTTAATTGGGAAAACGAGGGTTTTACAATTGTTGGGGAAGCTTCAAATGGTCAGGAAGCACTTGAATTAATCGAAGCAACGAACCCGCATATTATTGTTACAGATATTGTCATGCCCGTGATGGATGGGGAACAGCTCACGAGAATCGTGAAGGAGAGATATCCTCAAATTGAGATAATTGTCTTGAGTAGCTTTGGTGATTTTGAATATGTTCGCTCTACCTTCCAAAGTGGTGTGGTTGATTACATATTAAAGCCAACACTTGATTCAGAATCACTTTTAAGGGTATTAAAGAATGCCGGGAGTAGAATTCCTTCACTTAATTTAGTGGATCAACAGGTAGAAAACCTTCTTTCTATCGAGCAAATATTAAATAAGTTAATTTCAGGTTATATAGTTGAAACTCCGGAATTTAAAAAAATAACCACAGAATTTTTACATAAGCGTTTTTGTTTACTTGGAACCAATCTTAAAATGGGAAAAGCGGAACTATCTAAAGGGATTTTTGAAAAATTAAAAGTCGCTCTCCAGGAGCTAAATTACACGGTTCACTTTGAAGATCATGTACTCCTTGTAAATGGAGATGATTTTACGAAACTGATTGAAATTGTTCAGCAACTATCTGAGTCAAAACCTGGGATTGACTTTGTTTTGACTGAGGAATTTGAGGATATTTCACTATTAGGCAAAATATATAAAGACGAATTATTAATACTATTAAGCTATCGTTATTATTTTTCTAATTACCCGTTACTAAGAAAGAGTGACTTTCCAAATCCTGCACCGAAATGCAAGAATTTTAATTTGGATGGTTTTACTAGTGATTTTAAACGTAAGCATTTTAATTCTGCCTTTGGATATTTACAAGAACATGTGAAAAAATTATCTACTTGTTATACAACCGATGTTCATCAGTATAAGGATTTTTTCGGGAATATCATTTTTAATATCACCATTCTACTCAGTAATATGGAGTACAATGTGAAGGAATTAGAACAATCTAGGTATTTGTATCTGAAATCGATAGAAGAGTCCCGTTCTGCACAGGAAGCAATTGAGATTTTAGAAGAGTTTATTGACGAGGCAAAACAAGCGATCTTCTCAATCCAACAACAACCGGAAAACGTACATATAAAAAAAATATTGGATTATATTCATGACCACTTTGCAGAACCGTTAACACTCACAGATGTTGCTCAGTATTTTCATTTTAACCCTTCCTATCTATCAAGCTATTTCTCCACTCATACGCATGAGGGTTTTAATGAATACCTAAATAAGGTTCGGATTGAGGAAGCGTCAAAGTTTCTCATGCAAGGGACGGAGACTATTTCGGAGATTAGTGTTAAAGTTGGTTATTCTGATCACAGTTATTTTTGCAAAGTATTTAAAAAAATAAAAGGACTGTCACCAAGTCAATTCAGAAGAAAACAATATATGAGATAA